The Geoalkalibacter sp. genome has a segment encoding these proteins:
- a CDS encoding PAS domain S-box protein, giving the protein MPKRPHNARKSLAGPWLAAAFFLVLLAGSLLSWWSIQRSDEALRQELLRQAEWLAQTLNVDQLKILTEPRPDSFSPTLYRLRQQLEAVLSADSRQRRVILLERGAEGARLILEVAGPESPGWPESNAVDPLFTGETSTVLGPWRDAKGRFLRAAVPLARFDGERTVFLCLDVDAEDWLHKRYGAALPALCGTLVLSLILGASGWMRRGEARAAGRSRSSLRSFAPWLVAAVGVVVTLVAAWTAHEQERRDRREGFAQLAAARTKSVAEILHDVRDYELESLARFYEGSEHVTQEEFLHFTGFLVKNPVVKAWALIPAVAAEQVRVFEEQARAEGLDGFSVRQMDGEGRPVPASGRETVFPVLYVAPLESNRDVLGYDLGSEALRRVALVEAAHTGLVTASDPIALADIPDDQGLLIYRPVFMENEPSRLRGFALAVLHLDKLLVARDADDSLHLELSLIKPGQPSWRLLAWDGEETHALSGFSLHRPVFAYGKTFVVSAHAGPDFFKARPAGAGLFALATGAVLTAALVGLTWTVLRRREELERLVAARTQSLGKSEAFSRMLLATIPIPVFYKDKDGRYLGFNQAFEDFFGKSSADLIGKSVFDISPPDLARIYHAQDCVLFEKPGVQVYESQVRDARDQLHEVVFHKASMLDEKGAVIGLIGAILDITERKQSENALRESEARLRAIKDSAQDAIIMMDGQGAISFWNPAAEKILGYRAEEALGRPLHELLAPPRHLDLYRKAFPDFQRAGQGRALGRTLDLTARRKDQQDIDIALSLSAVFLGGQWHAVGILRDVTEQKRTQEEILQTNRELEAAIARANELAARAEAANIAKSEFLANMSHEIRTPMNGVIGTMELLLESPLNEEQRQYVQMAQASGRALLSLIDDILDVSKIEAGKFDLEIKEFDLEALLRDCSATLGVQAREKGLALVCELDSAVPRELRGDPDRLRQILLNLAGNAVKFTPAGRVDIRVALTRDTEAEVLLRFSVCDTGIGIAPDKIGLLFNKFTQVDASITRRYGGTGLGLAISRQLVELMGGQIGVESQPGRGSEFWFTARFGRACRPADTYAPLESVAFGAYRAPSSSLPEVRPRVLVVEDNRTNQRVALGLLEKLGVTVELATNGIEALKLLQTLPCDLVLMDVQMPEMDGFEATRAIRDPRARVLNPQVPIVAMTAHAMQGDRERCLAAGMNDYLSKPLSARALDAVLKRWLPWTVEKPAAHLI; this is encoded by the coding sequence ATGCCAAAGCGCCCCCATAACGCCCGCAAATCCCTCGCCGGCCCCTGGCTGGCGGCTGCGTTTTTTTTGGTCCTGCTTGCCGGCAGCCTCCTGTCCTGGTGGTCCATTCAGCGGTCCGACGAGGCCTTGCGTCAAGAACTCCTTCGCCAGGCCGAATGGTTGGCCCAAACCCTCAATGTCGATCAACTCAAAATCCTGACCGAGCCGCGCCCCGACTCTTTTTCTCCCACCCTTTACCGCCTGCGGCAACAGTTGGAGGCGGTCCTCTCCGCCGATTCCCGCCAGCGCCGCGTCATCCTTCTGGAGCGCGGGGCCGAAGGCGCGAGGCTGATTCTTGAGGTTGCTGGCCCGGAATCTCCCGGGTGGCCGGAAAGCAACGCTGTCGATCCACTCTTTACCGGCGAAACGTCGACGGTCCTTGGCCCATGGAGGGATGCGAAGGGTCGCTTCTTGCGCGCGGCGGTGCCGTTAGCACGGTTCGACGGCGAGCGTACCGTTTTTTTGTGTCTGGATGTGGACGCGGAGGATTGGCTCCATAAACGCTATGGCGCCGCTCTGCCGGCCCTTTGCGGGACTTTGGTCCTGAGCCTGATTCTGGGTGCTTCCGGCTGGATGCGGCGAGGCGAGGCGCGCGCGGCCGGCCGCTCCCGAAGCTCCTTGCGTTCTTTCGCGCCCTGGCTGGTTGCCGCCGTTGGAGTGGTGGTGACGCTGGTCGCGGCCTGGACGGCTCATGAACAGGAACGCCGCGACCGCCGAGAGGGCTTTGCGCAACTGGCTGCCGCGCGTACCAAATCCGTCGCGGAAATTCTGCACGACGTGCGGGATTACGAGTTGGAAAGTCTCGCCCGTTTTTACGAAGGCAGTGAACATGTCACCCAGGAAGAGTTTCTGCATTTTACCGGGTTCCTGGTAAAAAATCCGGTCGTTAAGGCCTGGGCTCTGATCCCGGCGGTCGCGGCGGAGCAGGTGAGGGTTTTCGAGGAGCAAGCGCGCGCAGAGGGGCTGGACGGATTTTCCGTCCGGCAGATGGATGGGGAGGGCCGGCCTGTGCCGGCCTCCGGGCGGGAGACGGTTTTTCCCGTCTTGTATGTCGCGCCTCTCGAAAGCAACCGCGACGTGCTGGGATACGATCTCGGTTCCGAGGCCCTGCGCCGCGTCGCCCTTGTGGAGGCGGCGCATACCGGCTTGGTCACGGCCAGCGATCCCATCGCCCTGGCGGATATTCCCGACGACCAGGGTCTGCTGATCTACCGGCCCGTTTTCATGGAAAACGAGCCGTCCCGTCTGCGCGGATTTGCCCTGGCGGTGCTGCACCTGGACAAGCTGCTTGTCGCGCGCGACGCGGACGACAGTCTTCATCTGGAACTTTCTCTCATCAAACCTGGGCAGCCGTCCTGGCGGCTGCTGGCGTGGGACGGCGAGGAAACGCATGCCTTGAGCGGTTTCTCCTTGCATCGACCCGTCTTTGCCTACGGCAAGACCTTTGTCGTATCGGCGCACGCCGGGCCCGATTTTTTCAAGGCCCGCCCGGCGGGTGCCGGGCTGTTTGCCCTGGCGACCGGAGCGGTGCTCACCGCCGCCCTGGTCGGCCTGACCTGGACCGTGCTTCGTCGCCGCGAGGAGCTGGAGCGCCTGGTCGCGGCGCGCACCCAGTCGCTGGGGAAAAGCGAAGCCTTCTCCCGCATGCTCCTGGCGACCATTCCGATTCCCGTGTTTTACAAGGACAAGGACGGCCGTTATCTGGGGTTCAACCAGGCATTCGAGGATTTTTTCGGCAAGAGCAGCGCCGATCTGATCGGCAAGAGCGTTTTTGATATCAGCCCGCCCGATCTGGCAAGGATTTATCACGCTCAGGATTGCGTGCTGTTTGAAAAACCCGGAGTCCAGGTCTATGAATCCCAGGTTCGCGACGCGCGCGATCAATTGCACGAGGTGGTTTTCCACAAGGCGTCGATGCTCGACGAGAAAGGGGCGGTCATCGGCCTGATCGGCGCGATTCTCGACATCACGGAACGCAAGCAGTCCGAAAACGCCCTGCGGGAAAGCGAAGCACGTTTGCGGGCCATCAAGGATTCGGCGCAGGACGCCATCATCATGATGGACGGCCAGGGAGCGATTTCGTTCTGGAATCCCGCGGCGGAAAAGATTCTCGGCTATCGCGCGGAGGAAGCCCTGGGACGGCCCCTGCACGAACTGCTTGCGCCACCGCGGCACCTTGACCTGTATCGCAAGGCATTTCCCGACTTTCAACGCGCGGGGCAGGGACGCGCCCTGGGGCGGACTCTCGATCTGACCGCGCGGCGCAAGGACCAGCAGGACATCGATATCGCGCTCTCCCTGTCGGCGGTGTTCCTCGGCGGTCAATGGCACGCGGTGGGCATCCTGCGCGATGTGACGGAGCAGAAGCGTACCCAGGAGGAGATTCTTCAGACCAATCGCGAGTTGGAGGCCGCCATCGCCCGCGCCAACGAACTGGCGGCGCGGGCCGAGGCCGCCAATATCGCCAAGAGCGAATTTCTCGCCAACATGAGCCACGAGATCCGCACCCCCATGAACGGGGTGATCGGCACCATGGAATTGCTGCTGGAATCGCCGCTCAACGAGGAACAGCGTCAATACGTGCAGATGGCGCAAGCCAGCGGTCGGGCTCTGCTGTCGCTCATCGACGATATTCTCGATGTGTCCAAGATCGAGGCCGGGAAGTTCGATCTGGAAATCAAGGAATTTGATCTCGAAGCCCTGCTGCGGGATTGCTCCGCCACCCTCGGCGTGCAGGCCCGAGAGAAGGGCTTGGCGTTGGTCTGCGAGCTCGATTCCGCGGTTCCCCGGGAACTGCGCGGCGATCCGGACCGGCTGCGGCAAATCCTGCTCAATCTGGCCGGAAATGCCGTCAAGTTCACTCCGGCGGGGCGTGTCGATATCCGGGTCGCTTTGACTCGGGACACGGAGGCGGAGGTTCTGCTGCGTTTCAGCGTATGCGATACGGGCATCGGCATCGCTCCCGATAAGATCGGTCTGCTGTTCAACAAATTCACGCAGGTCGATGCATCCATCACGCGCCGCTACGGGGGGACGGGCCTGGGTCTGGCCATCTCCAGGCAACTCGTCGAACTCATGGGCGGGCAGATCGGGGTGGAAAGTCAACCGGGAAGGGGATCGGAATTCTGGTTTACCGCGCGGTTCGGCAGAGCCTGCCGTCCAGCCGACACGTACGCCCCGCTGGAATCCGTTGCTTTCGGGGCGTACCGTGCCCCGTCTTCATCCCTGCCGGAGGTCAGGCCGCGCGTTCTCGTGGTGGAAGACAATCGCACCAACCAGCGCGTCGCCCTGGGTCTGCTGGAAAAGCTGGGCGTGACCGTGGAACTTGCGACCAACGGCATCGAGGCCCTCAAGCTGCTGCAGACCCTGCCGTGCGATCTGGTGCTGATGGATGTGCAGATGCCCGAGATGGACGGCTTCGAGGCGACGCGCGCCATTCGCGATCCGCGCGCTCGCGTGCTCAATCCCCAGGTGCCCATCGTCGCCATGACCGCCCACGCCATGCAGGGCGACCGGGAACGCTGCCTTGCCGCCGGAATGAACGATTACCTCTCCAAACCCCTTTCGGCCAGAGCTCTGGATGCCGTCCTGAAGCGCTGGTTGCCTTGGACCGTCGAAAAACCCGCCGCGCACCTCATTTGA
- a CDS encoding 2Fe-2S iron-sulfur cluster-binding protein, translating into MITMELEGRKIRVPAGLTIIEALWDTGHEVKRGIGCLSGLCGACTVAYLEEGAQRVKFGLGCQTLVGEGMNVIMLPYFPSRLARYDMQSMDNPLRDLPNHYPELLACNDCKACNICPEWIDVAAFVRNAREGEYALTAEKVLDCHMCGLCASRCPKSIAPHYVGLYTQRSCARQQALPPNLENRLKEMESGRYAEEFAKILSLSDDELKDFCRKAL; encoded by the coding sequence ATGATCACGATGGAATTGGAAGGACGCAAGATCAGGGTTCCGGCGGGGCTGACCATCATCGAGGCGTTGTGGGACACGGGGCATGAGGTCAAGCGCGGCATCGGCTGTTTGTCGGGGCTGTGCGGCGCCTGCACCGTCGCTTATCTGGAGGAGGGGGCGCAGCGGGTCAAGTTCGGCCTGGGCTGCCAGACCCTGGTGGGCGAGGGGATGAACGTCATCATGCTGCCCTATTTTCCCTCGCGCCTGGCGCGCTACGACATGCAGAGCATGGACAACCCCCTGCGGGATCTGCCGAACCATTACCCCGAGCTTTTGGCCTGTAATGACTGCAAGGCCTGCAACATTTGCCCTGAATGGATTGATGTGGCGGCCTTTGTGCGCAATGCCCGCGAAGGCGAATACGCCCTGACGGCGGAAAAAGTCCTTGACTGCCACATGTGCGGCCTGTGCGCGTCGCGCTGCCCGAAAAGCATCGCGCCTCATTATGTCGGACTCTACACGCAGCGTTCCTGCGCCCGACAGCAAGCCTTGCCGCCCAATCTGGAAAACCGCCTTAAAGAAATGGAGTCGGGCCGATACGCCGAGGAGTTCGCGAAAATCCTCAGCTTGAGCGACGACGAACTCAAGGATTTCTGCCGCAAGGCCCTGTGA
- a CDS encoding FAD-binding protein — MYPEYLFGQLDLVNATREQRIAQTQDLFSDAEKSALLRKYHPDYKDAAFRNLRVGPNKGDRTTHEFADLLESYGDLDYAKINPEPEFVTDVLVLGGGGAGVTAALFAERQGARVLLATKLRLGNSNTIMALGGMQACVAEGDSLLKHFADTMISGNFASRRELVRTMVEDGPNIVKWLLEIGVNFDRDTQGNLAVKKAGGLSAPRILSIGDHTGLNIMKVLKDEMRKTGRIELCEFTPAVELTTDEHGECNGAVLYDLGRRRYFVVKAKAVILATGGAGRLHNQGFPTSNNFGATGDAVVLAYRAGARMADLDSFQFHPTGVMYPDHMVGVLVTEAIRGLGAHLLNARGERFVNELQTRDVVAAAVIRECEQGRGVRTKAGRVGVWLDIPVLEEIVEKGLIKKRFPSLYKKFMRVKIDVTRRPLLIYPTLHYQNGGILIDEHAESTVKNLFVAGEAAGGIHGRNRSMGNSLLDIFVFGRRAGLAAATRVSRDPGRITLDHVHSYYRNLKSLRISSVAKSPTLFPEFIVDKL; from the coding sequence ATGTACCCCGAATATCTGTTTGGGCAACTCGATCTGGTCAACGCCACGCGGGAGCAGCGCATCGCGCAAACCCAGGACCTGTTTTCGGACGCGGAGAAAAGCGCCCTGCTGCGGAAATATCATCCCGATTACAAGGATGCCGCCTTTCGCAACCTGCGCGTCGGGCCGAACAAGGGCGACCGGACGACCCATGAGTTCGCCGACCTGCTCGAATCCTACGGCGATCTGGATTACGCCAAGATCAACCCCGAGCCGGAATTCGTCACCGACGTACTGGTGCTGGGCGGCGGCGGTGCCGGGGTGACGGCGGCGCTGTTCGCGGAACGACAGGGCGCGCGGGTGCTTCTGGCGACCAAGCTGCGGTTGGGCAACTCCAACACCATCATGGCCCTGGGCGGCATGCAGGCCTGCGTGGCGGAGGGTGATTCCCTGCTCAAGCATTTCGCCGACACCATGATTTCCGGCAACTTCGCGAGCCGCCGCGAACTGGTGCGAACCATGGTGGAAGATGGCCCCAACATCGTGAAATGGCTGCTGGAGATCGGGGTCAACTTCGACCGCGACACGCAGGGCAACCTGGCCGTCAAGAAAGCCGGGGGCCTGTCGGCGCCGCGGATTCTCTCCATCGGCGATCACACCGGGCTCAACATCATGAAGGTGCTCAAGGACGAAATGCGTAAAACCGGACGTATCGAGCTCTGCGAATTCACGCCCGCCGTGGAACTGACCACCGACGAACACGGCGAATGCAACGGCGCGGTGCTTTACGACCTGGGGCGCAGGCGCTATTTCGTGGTCAAGGCCAAGGCGGTCATTCTCGCCACCGGCGGCGCCGGGCGCCTGCACAACCAGGGTTTTCCCACCTCCAACAATTTCGGCGCGACGGGCGACGCGGTGGTGCTGGCCTATCGGGCCGGGGCGCGCATGGCGGATCTGGATTCCTTCCAGTTTCATCCGACGGGGGTGATGTATCCCGATCACATGGTCGGGGTGCTGGTGACCGAGGCCATTCGCGGCCTGGGCGCTCATCTGCTCAATGCTCGCGGCGAGCGCTTCGTCAATGAGCTGCAGACGCGCGACGTGGTGGCCGCCGCCGTCATCCGTGAGTGCGAACAGGGGCGCGGCGTCAGAACCAAGGCGGGGCGGGTGGGGGTGTGGCTCGACATCCCGGTGCTCGAGGAGATCGTGGAAAAGGGCCTGATCAAGAAGCGCTTTCCCTCCCTCTACAAGAAATTCATGCGCGTCAAGATCGATGTTACCCGGCGCCCGCTGTTGATCTATCCGACCCTGCACTACCAGAACGGCGGGATTCTCATCGACGAGCACGCCGAGTCCACGGTGAAGAATCTCTTCGTCGCCGGCGAGGCGGCGGGCGGCATCCACGGTCGCAACCGCTCCATGGGCAATTCGCTCCTCGACATTTTCGTCTTCGGCCGCCGCGCCGGGCTGGCGGCCGCGACCCGTGTATCACGCGATCCGGGCCGGATCACCCTCGATCATGTGCACAGCTATTACAGGAATTTGAAATCCTTGAGGATTTCCAGCGTGGCCAAATCGCCCACGTTGTTTCCCGAGTTCATCGTCGACAAGCTTTAA
- a CDS encoding ATP citrate lyase citrate-binding domain-containing protein produces the protein MQITGMKYGHQLLKLVDFPVAETLRASASLDEVSGLIERHGGKCVVKPVFLGGIGKKGKAGLVRIVSNPYEAMVAKRDLYFAVHEQGNRQVQANGVTFEGFIPSDIEVYVNISASTLYRSPVLTLTTEGGVDVEEIAESRKRVISFNPATGLKAFHVHDALRELDCPAHYISPLVQHLPKLWQLYDNYGMTVLELNPIRMARKNGRYLPVACDIKAAFDVDNPAWRRLGFPEEIFSTELSRFEAEINVLRTHQGQSDVVEINAQGSILPFMFGGGANSVTTEILGDRAILSSDFGGNPPYEKMKAIADITMRHWLRQARVLLIIGGRANNTDIFTTFKGIFDALRENIHLNPRIQVVVGRGGPRLVEGLTYARDILERLQIPYAFFGFDSSMVSVIHYALELDRWLERAANKAAAQAPSESAFV, from the coding sequence ATGCAGATCACCGGCATGAAATACGGACACCAACTACTGAAACTGGTTGATTTTCCCGTCGCGGAAACCCTGCGCGCCAGCGCCTCGCTGGACGAGGTGAGCGGGCTGATCGAGCGTCACGGCGGCAAATGCGTGGTCAAGCCGGTGTTTCTCGGCGGCATCGGCAAGAAGGGCAAGGCGGGGCTGGTGCGCATCGTGAGCAATCCCTACGAGGCCATGGTCGCCAAGCGTGATCTTTATTTCGCCGTCCACGAACAGGGCAATCGCCAGGTGCAGGCCAACGGCGTGACCTTCGAGGGCTTCATCCCCTCGGACATCGAGGTCTACGTCAACATCAGCGCCTCGACCCTGTACCGCAGCCCGGTGCTGACCCTGACCACCGAGGGGGGCGTGGATGTCGAGGAGATCGCCGAATCGCGCAAGCGGGTGATTTCCTTCAATCCGGCGACGGGGCTCAAGGCGTTTCACGTGCACGACGCCCTGCGCGAACTCGACTGCCCGGCGCATTACATCAGCCCCCTGGTGCAGCATCTGCCGAAACTCTGGCAGCTCTACGACAATTACGGCATGACCGTGCTGGAACTCAATCCCATCCGCATGGCGCGAAAAAACGGCCGTTATCTGCCCGTGGCCTGCGACATCAAGGCCGCCTTCGACGTGGACAATCCCGCTTGGCGCCGCCTGGGCTTTCCCGAGGAGATTTTTTCAACGGAGCTGAGTCGCTTCGAGGCCGAGATCAACGTGCTGCGCACCCATCAGGGGCAGAGCGACGTGGTCGAGATCAACGCGCAGGGCAGCATTCTGCCCTTCATGTTCGGCGGCGGGGCCAACAGCGTGACCACGGAGATTCTCGGCGATCGCGCCATCCTCTCCTCGGATTTCGGCGGCAATCCCCCCTACGAGAAAATGAAAGCCATCGCCGACATCACCATGCGGCACTGGCTGCGCCAGGCGCGGGTGCTGCTGATCATCGGGGGCCGGGCCAACAACACCGACATTTTCACCACCTTCAAGGGCATTTTCGATGCCTTGCGCGAGAACATCCATCTCAATCCGCGCATTCAGGTGGTGGTCGGTCGCGGCGGACCCCGTCTGGTCGAGGGGCTGACCTATGCGCGCGACATCCTCGAGCGGTTGCAGATTCCCTATGCCTTCTTCGGCTTCGACAGCAGCATGGTCAGCGTCATTCATTATGCCCTGGAACTGGATCGCTGGCTGGAACGAGCGGCCAACAAGGCCGCCGCGCAAGCCCCGTCCGAATCCGCTTTCGTTTAA
- a CDS encoding citrate/2-methylcitrate synthase, producing the protein MPATPPFPYFVGVQSLHELANRRSRVCVMNILGTESVQVTPTSHAFSGGNVVAGVQYGSTGEALETPLGPIPVYGSVSEVLKSGHDFDTGVIYLPPAAVSHAVSELCVHNRNLKRIYIVTEKVSARDSRLIRYVAQNRRVDVLGANSLGIGNSWDQVRIGGALGGDNPSACLKRGSIAIYSNSGNFCTTLAEYLKTRGFGTSTIFSSGKDHYIHFALAEFLYCAENDPRTKAVVIYIEPGGYYEKQALDWIEQGRLPFSKPLIACVTGRWKSRLARPCGHAGAMAGGSDDAFAKEVWFDTYFGVPAFSATHPSVGRRGVRVTSIQDLPQAVQAVMELLGEAPDFAPQGDLSLKPWLVNHQGIALPEELRLKPVPPLAPYDRQLAEANRLVGACLVRESMRNASSATRVVEATQQTELHGKPILDLIETPFAATCLFALLRQELPESAVPLANLVLDGLTRRAEQRVLPVAEQGRAQGCAPNAYLAAEVLLAGNNSWFQDLTTIAERLIDAFFHAADAALAPDEALLREVLESMPDLPKGSVTDIEERWAAECAALLKSTAGETLLTRFAEAYVARESHAGVRTNPLSLFVVAVLLGWAWPALKNRRIPRQTAVELSIHLALLGLVARAGAATPPWPPGADAGDSRDFVATLFRGLFGREPGSNDLFALNALLNLTVSNGPGTLSAMGAKESVSAGNPVATAYAGFMTNTGLAHGGNGFKAVAYLLEVFAGQDPYQLPEPQREQLLRRLAEERAAQFLAAKRGARDTKDLEPIPCINHPVFRGQPINVDPREERIRCVLRDRGIRNPFLEFYHHLVEELFRIGATRNVFCVNVDAVLATLSLELFWPQWQSGAVTPEAMQDAVFRLFLYGRMPGIAAEIADHRSRGSDMDCRTPNSELRYLN; encoded by the coding sequence ATGCCAGCGACTCCGCCATTTCCCTATTTCGTCGGCGTGCAGAGCCTGCACGAACTTGCCAACCGCCGCTCGCGGGTGTGCGTGATGAACATTCTCGGCACCGAGAGCGTGCAGGTCACGCCAACCTCCCACGCCTTCAGCGGCGGCAACGTCGTCGCCGGGGTGCAGTACGGCAGCACCGGCGAGGCCTTGGAGACGCCCCTGGGGCCGATTCCCGTTTACGGCAGCGTTTCCGAGGTGCTGAAAAGCGGGCATGATTTCGATACCGGCGTGATCTATCTGCCGCCGGCCGCGGTCAGCCACGCGGTGTCGGAGCTCTGCGTGCACAACCGCAACCTCAAGCGCATCTATATTGTCACCGAGAAGGTCAGCGCGCGCGATTCGCGCCTGATCCGCTACGTGGCGCAGAATCGCCGCGTCGACGTGCTCGGTGCCAACTCCCTGGGCATCGGCAATTCCTGGGATCAGGTGCGCATCGGCGGCGCTCTGGGAGGCGACAATCCCTCGGCCTGCCTGAAGCGCGGCAGCATCGCCATCTACAGCAACTCGGGCAATTTCTGCACGACCCTGGCCGAATATCTCAAGACCCGCGGCTTCGGCACCTCGACCATCTTCAGCAGCGGCAAGGACCACTACATTCACTTCGCATTGGCCGAGTTTCTCTACTGCGCCGAGAACGATCCGCGCACCAAGGCGGTGGTCATCTACATCGAGCCGGGCGGCTATTACGAGAAGCAGGCCCTGGACTGGATCGAGCAAGGCCGTCTGCCCTTCAGCAAACCCCTCATCGCCTGCGTGACGGGACGCTGGAAAAGCCGTCTGGCGCGACCCTGCGGTCATGCAGGCGCCATGGCCGGCGGCAGCGACGACGCCTTCGCCAAGGAAGTGTGGTTCGACACGTATTTCGGTGTGCCGGCCTTTTCCGCGACCCATCCCTCTGTGGGACGACGTGGAGTGCGCGTGACCAGCATCCAGGATCTGCCCCAGGCGGTGCAGGCGGTGATGGAACTGCTCGGCGAGGCGCCGGACTTCGCGCCCCAGGGCGATCTGTCCCTCAAGCCCTGGCTGGTCAATCATCAGGGGATCGCCCTGCCCGAAGAGTTGCGTCTCAAGCCGGTGCCGCCCCTGGCGCCCTATGACCGTCAGCTGGCCGAAGCCAATCGCCTGGTCGGCGCCTGCCTGGTGCGCGAAAGCATGCGCAACGCCTCCAGCGCCACCCGCGTGGTGGAAGCGACTCAGCAGACCGAACTTCATGGCAAGCCGATTCTCGATCTCATCGAGACGCCTTTCGCCGCCACCTGTCTGTTCGCCCTGCTGCGCCAGGAGCTGCCCGAATCGGCCGTCCCTCTGGCCAATCTGGTGCTCGATGGCTTGACGCGGCGAGCCGAGCAGAGAGTCTTGCCCGTGGCCGAACAGGGCCGCGCCCAGGGATGCGCACCCAATGCCTATCTGGCCGCCGAGGTGCTGCTGGCGGGCAACAACTCCTGGTTTCAGGATCTGACGACCATCGCCGAGCGTCTTATCGACGCCTTCTTCCATGCCGCCGATGCGGCCCTCGCGCCCGATGAAGCCTTGCTGCGCGAAGTTCTCGAATCCATGCCCGACCTGCCCAAGGGGTCGGTCACGGACATCGAGGAACGCTGGGCCGCCGAGTGCGCCGCTTTGTTGAAAAGCACCGCCGGCGAAACCTTGTTGACCCGTTTTGCCGAGGCCTACGTCGCTCGGGAGAGCCATGCGGGGGTGCGGACCAATCCCCTGAGTCTCTTCGTCGTCGCCGTGCTCCTCGGCTGGGCCTGGCCGGCCTTGAAGAATCGCCGCATTCCCCGCCAGACGGCGGTGGAGCTGAGTATCCATCTGGCCCTGCTGGGCCTGGTCGCCCGGGCGGGGGCCGCGACGCCGCCCTGGCCGCCAGGCGCGGACGCCGGTGACTCGCGGGATTTTGTCGCAACGTTGTTTCGCGGCCTGTTCGGCCGCGAACCCGGGAGCAACGATCTGTTCGCCCTCAATGCGCTGCTCAATCTCACCGTCAGCAACGGCCCCGGCACCCTCAGCGCCATGGGGGCCAAGGAAAGCGTGAGCGCCGGCAATCCTGTCGCCACCGCCTACGCCGGCTTCATGACCAACACCGGCCTTGCCCACGGCGGTAACGGCTTCAAGGCCGTCGCCTATCTGCTGGAGGTGTTTGCCGGTCAGGATCCCTACCAACTGCCCGAGCCGCAGCGTGAGCAACTGTTGCGCCGGCTCGCCGAGGAGCGTGCCGCCCAATTCCTGGCGGCCAAGCGCGGTGCCCGCGACACCAAGGATCTGGAACCCATCCCCTGTATCAATCATCCGGTGTTTCGCGGCCAGCCGATCAACGTCGACCCGCGCGAAGAGCGCATTCGCTGCGTGTTGCGCGATCGCGGCATCCGTAATCCGTTTCTCGAGTTCTATCATCACCTGGTCGAGGAGCTGTTCCGCATCGGCGCCACCCGCAATGTGTTCTGCGTGAACGTCGATGCGGTGCTCGCCACCCTGTCCCTGGAGCTGTTCTGGCCGCAGTGGCAGAGCGGCGCGGTGACGCCCGAAGCCATGCAGGACGCGGTGTTCCGTCTGTTTCTCTACGGGCGCATGCCCGGCATCGCCGCGGAAATCGCCGACCATCGCAGTCGCGGCAGCGACATGGACTGCCGCACGCCCAATTCTGAGTTGCGCTATCTGAATTGA